aatAATTCATTCACGCTAATTATATGAATGAAGAGTGTACAGCCACATTGAAAAGCATACCTTGTTTTTCGAGACGGATTCCATGTTGCTGGCCAGGTCATCAATCTCCATCTTCAGCTCACTCTTTTCCTTCTCCAGCTTCTGTTTCACACGTTGCAGGTTGTCGATTTGTTCCCCAAGTTCAGCCACACTATCAGCCTGCTTCTTGCGAAGAGCAGCAGCTGTGGCTTCATGCTGGAGGGTTGCTTCTTCCAGATCGCGGCGCATCTTCTGAAACTCTGCTTCCCGTTTCTTGTTCATTTCGATCTGTGCTGCAGTCGCACCACCAGCTTCTTCTAGTCGTTCACTGATCTCTTCAAGTTCCCGAGCAAGGTCAGCTCTCTGCTTCTCAGTCTTAGCACGAGAGGCACGTTCAGCTTCAATTTCCTCTTCAAGCTCTTCAATACGAGCCTTGAAGTAAATATTCATTGATTATAATCCTGGAATAAGTAGCATCAGTTCATGCATGTAATGTTTTTGAAGGAAACATTGACATTTTTACCAGATAAATAAATCACCTGTAATTCTTTAATCTTTTTCTGCAGTTGGGCACCCAAAACCTGTTCATCTTCAACTTTACTTAGAAGTTGGCTGATTTCAAATTCTTTCCTTTAATAATAAGAGTGAAATATTAAACTGCACCACTGAAGTACTACATTTCAGTATTATGACTGAATTCACTGTTGAAGTCTATTTTCACTGACATGTCAAGGACATTAAAGTGTCTGTTTAGTATGTAAAATGTAGCCTTAATTCCTGAATTAACGTCATCAATGAAGGGCCTTCTTTTTTAAACCGTACCACCAGCATATACAGACATGTTCAAAGTCTACTGTGTCAAAAGGTCATGCTAATTAATATACATTCCCTGACTGAAATGTCAGTAACTCCAATTGCAAACTGCTAATAATGAGCATAGCTGGGTTAAAAATTGCAGGAAAGGGAATGTAAATAAAGAATAGATAAATACTAACTTTTTAAGCTTTTCATCCAGTTGCTGCTTATCATTCTCTAAGTCCATTATGGTTTCTTGTGACAGCTTCAAGTCACCTTCAAGCTTCCTCTTAGCGCGTTCAAGATCCATGCGAAGTTTCTTCTCTTGCTCGAGAGAACCTTCAAGCTTTTTAAGGAAATGAagaatttttaattgaatttgcaAGAAATAATCTCATTATCATCAATCACTTTTGACCTTGTTGTGTTTATGATCACTTACATCATCAACTTGCTGCTCCAGTTTTGTCTTTGCTTTGGTCAGAGTGTTGACTTTATCTTCTTCAGCTTGAAGGTCATCCAGAGTTTGCTGATGGGCCTCTTGGAGagctttcttttcctttgttaATTTAGCAATGCTTTCATCAAGGGTAGCCATCTCCTCCGTCAGGTTTTTAACCTACATTCAATAAAGATAAAGCATAGAACATAATTTTTTGAAAAAGTCATGAGCAGATATGAAAATCTTTTTGTGCATCCTGTATCTACAAtacataaaaaaaacattgattcATACCTTGTTCTCAGTGGCATGTTTTTCTTTTTCAACTTTGGCTAAAGTGAGCTCCAAGTCATCAATATCCTTCTTCAGTTCTGAGCACTCATCCTCCAGTTTTCTTTTCTTAGCTGTGAGTTCAGCATTTATCTCCTCTTCATCTTCTAATCTTTCATTGGCTTCCTTTAGTTTAGCCTCCagttgaattttatttttaatcaatcccTCACATCTTTCTTCTGCATCTGCCAATGTTTCAGTTTCCTGAAGAAAAAGTGACACGAGCCATTATACAAAGATATGGTTATCACAAGTTGTAAACACAGTTTCCTATTATAAAAATGTGCATGTTTATACCGCTTGGACTTGAAGTTGCAGGTCGTTCTTTTCCTGTACAAGAGCTACCATTTTCTCTTCCAATTccttcctttgtgcttcagatttggCAAGTGCTTCCTTAGTTTTCTCAAACTCATCTTTCATGTTTGCCATTTCCTTCTCAGTTTCAGCACTCTTCAGGAGAGGTTTGATCTTGAAATACAATTGCATCCATGGCCAGTGTTTGACATTTGTGAAAGCACGGATGTTGTACTGCAGAGTGTACAGTGCTTCCCTGAAGGATGCAATTAGACGAGACAGTTTATAACAATTCTTATTTAGCATTTTAGATGAATAAAATTATGTAGTATTTTGTAAAATGTTTTTATTGATGCATTTATTTTGATGTTCGCACTGAATGACATTTACCTTCTTTCCATCATTCTCTTAAATTCAACCCTCATTAGGAATCCACGGCACATAGCCTGTGTGCGGGTAACAAGTTGAGCCAATTTTTCGTCTCTCATCTCTTCAAGTGTACCCAAGAGACCAGCCTTGAAGAACACCTTAAATAAATGAAAGTAAGTGCTCAGCTTTTTTGTTGAAGGGCAAAATGTGAATTTGTAAATtgttgtaaattttaaaaatacaattcaATTTGGTTTTGCATTGTCAAATTGAGAGAACCCAGTTGTGTCATAGTTGAAATGTGAAATGCTTTGGTCCCATCCGAAGAGAGTAATTTGTAGTGGGTGTGGACTAGCTCCGTTTTTCTATTTCCATAATAATGCAGGAGAAATAAATCATATATTATGTTCTCTAACGTAGACATAAAGCTATATTGATGGATTCTTCCTATTACTTCACAATAAGAAACTTCCAATTTAAATGTAATTACCTTTGTGTGTCCAAATTTGTACTGTGTGTGATCGACATCAATGGATCCCAATAGCTTCTCAGAAGCCTTCTTGCTATCAATGAACTGACCTTCAGGAATAGCACTTGCATTAAGAACCCGGTATCTATTGTATTAGAATATTAAACACATTATTGTTATTTCTCTTTAGAACTTTATATGCTAATTAATATTGTATAATATAAATTTGACATGTGCATTTTAATATTCAATACCTTTGCTTGAAGTCACCATAGATGATTCTGCTTGGGAATCCCTTTCTGCAGATTCTGATACCTTCAAGCACACCATTACACCTCAGCTGGTGTATGACAAGGAAGTTATCCATTGCACCTGTTGGTTAAACATATAATAATTTAAATACAGCACTCCAAACAAATACTTTATgcccttttaagtttaaaaacCAGGGACTTTACATATTACATATTTGATTTGTGATTTATTTAACAAGAACTTTGTGTATAGAGAGGAAATTACACTTGCCTGGTGTCTTTGTCTCATTGGGGATAATACAGCGTACAAAATGTGGATGAGTAGTTCTCAGGTTAGTCATCAGCTTGCCTAAATTTTCCTTTGGAGTGAACAAGAAAGGAACATTGACCTCCAGTGTTGATAGTAATAGTTCAAGACAATGTACTTATCATATTTAGCACACTCAATCAATATTTTTCCACCTTATTCAAAATCATTACGAGTTGATTCACATGCATCACCACATCAGAGAAAAACATACCCTAAATAGAGCTGATACTGTCTGGAAGGAAGCACCCTTCTTTTTGCCACCCTTTTTGGGACCGGCTTCAGCTACAAAAGAGGAAGACGTGTTTGTTCTAATCAATTTAGGAAACTGAGGAATGCAATTTTCAGAAAATGGAATGTTAACATTTCCTGTAATATAATTTTACCTTCAGCTGATGCTGCATAGAGATGAGCCAATAGTTTCACTGATGATTTCTGGAAAAGTCCAGTTACTGTTTCATTCAGGGGGTCCTTGTTCTTATCGAGCCAGCCAGAAATGTTGTAGTCCACAGTTCCAGCATAATGGACCAGTGAGAAGTGAGCTTCAGCCTTTCCTTTGGCAGGCTTTGGTTTCTGGAAGTTGTTTGACTTTCCAAGATGCTGATCATACAGTTTGTTCTTGAAAGTTGTATCTGAGGCCTTGGGGAACATGCACTCCTCTTCCAGAATTGAGAAGATGCCCATGGGCTGTGGATGTGACAACATTTATGAATGCTGAGATAATTAAATAAAAGAAATGGTGTCTCTATGAACAGATTTCGGCTTTTATTAACATTTGCATGATATTACTGACCTTTTCAATGAGCTCAATGCAAGCAGCCAGATCCATACCAAAATCAATGAATTCCCATTCAATTCCTTCCTTCTTGTACTCTTCTTGTTCCAGAACAAACATGTGGTGGTTGAAGAACTGCTGCAGTTTCTCATTAGTGAAATTGATACATAACTGTTCCAGGCTGTTGAACTAAATACGCAGAGCAATCGAAAGAGTTAATTAATCATTGGCTTGTGATTTTGGTGTTGTCTTGTTTTAATAGTTTATTTTGTGCTATTTATGTTTCTATTTCTTACATCAAAAATTTcgaacccagcaatgtccagcaCACCAATGAAAAATTGTCTGGCCTGTTTTGTGTCCAATTGCTGATTGATACGGATAACCATCCACAAGAACATTTTCTCAAAAATAGATTTGGCGAGGGCACCAACAGCATTGTAAACCTGAAAGAATAGAAAATTTGTTTGAGCCAAAAGTAGAACCTCAGTTAAATGTATTAAATGTCCATGCATGCAAGTTATTGCACCATTATTTTTATAAACTGTACCTGCTGAACAGTTTGACCTTTGGTCACAAATTCATTGCCAACCTTTACTCGGGGAAAACATAAAGCCTTTAGTAAATCTGCAGAATTGAGGCCGGTCAGGTAAGCAACTTTGTCGGCATCTAATAAAATAAAAGAGTCATCTAAATTGAGAATGCTGCAATAAACAGTGAGTACTATTGGTTTTCATTTTCTTAGTTAAGATGTCTTACTGCTGTGCTGAGTGGTCTTGTACTGCAATGTATATCATTTTTCTCTATGAATCAGAAACTCTGGGTTTGGATCGAACTGCAGGATTTGGTGGCCAAATAAAATCCTGCCAATAAACCAACTAAAGAGGTAGAATGTCAATCTGCAAATCATTCCTCctgatggcagtgaaggcaggcAAGTGAGGGAGAAATTCCTGCTCAACCATGTAATGGAAAGGGGTTGGAGCCTTTATTATTATTGTCCATTGTTCCAAATTACATCATCTAGTTCATTAAAACCATTCAAAAAAGAAAAcctgtcatttttacctgactCACATGTGACATTTTTTGTTAATTTGTAGGACATGgctgtcgctggctggccaatatttattgcccatccctagttgccctgagaACGAGCTGGGGAGCTGCCTCAAACTGCTGTGATTCCAGATGTTCAGTGGTGTGGTTGATTTTTGACTGCAGTGGCCTGGCAAACCACTCAGAttaagggcaattagaaatgggcaccAACTGTTGGCTTTGCCTGTGATACCCATTTCCCATGGAAAAACCCACTTAAGTTGTCAGCTTTACTGTAATTCCATTGAAAAAAGTATAACTTGTTCGATAAAATGCTTTTAATTATGTGCTAAGTTCATTATTTGTATTAACCAGTCTTACTTGCCCTGAAAGATTAATTTTACACTTGTTGGATGTtaggtttctccagtaggataagtgtttccactttttaaaaagtaaaaatacaatgtttttaaagctagaTTATTTGATATTTTAGCTTCTGTCTTATTCCAATGCTaatggtttatttcaccttttgaAAAGTTATATGAAAAGTGAAAGAAAAATTATTTATAACTTCCTCAATTACTGCGTGAGAGAAAAATGTCCGGTTATATATTATGATCGGAAGAATAGAGgaaacaaatattatttaaatggagaaagactacagaaagctgcaGTACAGAGGTATTTGGGTGTCCTctgcataaatgacaaaaagttaaTGTCCAAGTTTAGCAGGTAGAATGGAAGGCAAATCAAGTGTTGTCCTTTATTCTAAAGGAAATGGAACATAAAAATAGAGAAATTTGCTAAAGCAGTACAAAGTACTCGAATGCTGTGAACACTTTTGGGGTTTTTACCAAACAAAAGACATTGGAGACATTCAGCAAAGGTTCAGTAGGTTGATCTGAGGATGAAAGGATTTTCTTGTTTGAAAGTGTTTGAggagactgggcttgtattctttGGACTTTAAAATAAGAGGTGATCTTTTTGAACCATATAAGATTCTTACAAGATCCTTATAAGGGTAATACAGGTAGATACAGAGAGACTGTTTCCCATTGTAGGTGAATCCAAAAATTGACCCCATTTGTTTCTTAAAGAACATACTTTACCATTTTGGAACTAGTTTCAATGCAGTTTAAATTATAAATTTAAATAAACAGTGTATTTTATTGATTGAAATTTAATTGGATCATAGCAACAGGAATAAGCCTGTTTcaccaatcaatgagatcatACCTGATCTGTAGTCGAACTGCATATCAATACCTTTCCTGAATAAAATATgatttatctcagatttaaaataatctagtatccattgccatttgtggaagagttccaaacatctaccaacgtttgtgtgtcaaagtgcttcctaacattttTTCTGAATGGTGTGGctttaattctcagactatgacccctagttctggaatgTGCAACCAATAGCAATAAGTTATCTTTACCTGCCCTgttttttcctgttaatatcttgaagtctttgatcagatcaccccttaagcTTGTAATCTGAATGTATAACCTTTATTAATGGATATAGTAAATGGAGATGTGTGACATTGTTACCTTCTGTGCCATCAGGCTCAGCTTGCTCCTCTCGTTGTTTCTGCTTGAACTTCATGTTACCAAAGTGCATTACTGCACCAGTGAGTTTGTAGATGCCCCATTTCTCCTCATTGGTGAAGCCCAGGATATCGATAGCAGTCTTTATAACCAAACAATAGAGTGAAAATTAAAAAGGGAAACATTTGTAGAAATAGTCTCATTTACTTACTTGTGAAAGTATTGAAATTTACTTTGAAATGTCTTTCTATCACACCTGGTACATAAAAAAAACCTTTCTGTCTGGAAGCATGGATAAGTATTACTTTATGtggataggctggaacattttcactggagcgaaggaggttgaagggtgaccttatggaggtgttTTAAATCATAAGAGGTATTGATAAGGTGAGTgacaggtgtcctttccctagggtgggaaaTTTCAAGACGAGGGAGCATacttttaggatgagaggagaaagatttaaaaaggttatGGGAGATAACTTTTTtgcacagagtggttcatgtatggaatgaacttccagaggtagtggtggatgtgagtacagttaGAATGTTTAAGAGATAtttagacaagtacatgaataagaaatatttggggggatatgggccaagtgcaagcaggtgggactagtttagtttgggattatgatggGCATGTCCTGGTGGGattgacgggtctgtttccatgctatcggactctatgactgtattgtCTTTATTCTAATTTTTGCTATATTAAAGAAAAATGGAGTATTTGTGCTAATTGCCTAAATGTTTGCATGCTTTTCAAGATATCAGCGGGAATAAGAACATACAACAAAAGCACAAACAGATGATACTCACATCAGTTGCCACCAGTTCTTCATTATCATCAATACTGTTGACACTAATCTCACCCTGGCTGACAAATGGATAATCATAGGGATTGGTGGTAATGAGGCAAGCCTctgcagaaaacaaaataaacattttgtgGGAATGTTTTCAGTCAATAGAATAAATGTTCCATAGCACCCAGTTTTACCCTCGGGTTTCTTCTCTTCCATTCAGCCAAACGTCAAATTGAGTTTAAGTTCTATATACATCAAGCCACCACTGAATGCATTACAGACAGGCGAACCCTTATATCAGATAAAGTTGGAATTAAAATGCAAAAACAACAGCATTAAATTACAAGAATAAtgcttagatttttttttaaaaagttatctaTTTGTAAAATGAGTTTAGGGTACAGTGTACGGTCAAAATTAAATCTTTGGAACTAATTACTCCCATGTTAGCAGAGAACAAAACTTCTGTCCTTACCAACAATTTCTGGCTTGTGGTTTGTCATCATCTGGTAGAAAATGTGGTAACTCCTTTCAGCTTTTAGCTGGAAAGTTACTCTGGATTTTTCCAGCAGATCTAGAGAGAGTGTACACATACAAATGTAGATTTACTGATGAACCATGTGTTTGacctgaactccatctaccaacgATGGAGGATTAAATTCAACAGCACTTACAGGTTTCAATATCAGCAGAAGCCAGTTTCCCAGTGGCCCCGAAGTGAATTCTGATGAATTTACCCTGGAATGTGAAGATTATTGAAATCAGAGATTTGAAGCAAGATTTCACAACAAATGCACAGTTTAATTTATGATATTGGCAGATCCTGATGTTAATAAGTGCAGTGTATACCAGAGGATACAGTGCAAGATAGTCTGCAACTGAACGAAATGTTTCAGAAACTTACGAAGCGAGAGGAGTTGTCATTTCTCACTGTCTTGGCGTTCCCAAAGGCTTCCAGCAATGGGTTAGCCTGGATGATTTGATCCTCCAGGGACCCCTGCAAAAAAGATTTCCCGTTAACACAGTTTGGAGCACTGAACGCGTCAAGCAAGAGTTACAGCCAAACACCAAGTCACAGTCAAGTATATCAATATTGTTTTTACCTTCCCAGATTTCTGAGTTTCTTTCTTCTTGCTCGCATCACCTGCAGCTGCCACTGAGGCAAAGTACTGGATGACACGTTTCGTGTTCACGGTCTTTCCGGCGCCGGATTCTCCGCTGGACAGGAGGGAGATAGAAAATGAGGAAATTAACAAGTGCTGGACCAATCAAGCGATTAGAATAGACTAATTATAGACTAAAAGAGTCAGTGCTCCAGTTCTGTTCCCTAACTCCCGACCTCTGCGGGATTATATTAAAACAGCAACTTACGTGATCAGGATCGACTGGTTTTCGCGATCTGTGAAGAAGAATAAATTCAAGATGAGTGCTCAAAGTTCACACAACAGATAGAACGTCATGGAAATGTAGTCCTGATTCTGAGtgcaaagagattttttttaaaaattccgcGCTGATCAAACAAAACCCGCTCCAACACTCACCAGTCAACATGAACTGATAGGCGTTATCAGAGATGGAGAAGATGTGGGGTGGAGCCTCTTGACGCTTCTTGCCCCTGTAACCGGTCACGACTTCGGGATTGTACACGGGCAACCACTTGTAGGGGTTCACCGTGACACAGAACAGCCCAGAGTAGGTCTAAAGGCAAAGAAGTTACGTCTAATAAATAAGCGCGTTATTTC
Above is a window of Hemiscyllium ocellatum isolate sHemOce1 chromosome 25, sHemOce1.pat.X.cur, whole genome shotgun sequence DNA encoding:
- the LOC132827664 gene encoding myosin-4-like is translated as MGDSEMAVFGDAAIFLRKPDKERLEAQNRPFDAKTACYVHDDKELYVKGTLKSKEGGKATVETLDRRTVTVKEDQVFPMNPPKFDKIEDMAMLTHLNEASVLYNLKERYAAWMIYTYSGLFCVTVNPYKWLPVYNPEVVTGYRGKKRQEAPPHIFSISDNAYQFMLTDRENQSILITGESGAGKTVNTKRVIQYFASVAAAGDASKKKETQKSGKGSLEDQIIQANPLLEAFGNAKTVRNDNSSRFGKFIRIHFGATGKLASADIETYLLEKSRVTFQLKAERSYHIFYQMMTNHKPEIVEACLITTNPYDYPFVSQGEISVNSIDDNEELVATDTAIDILGFTNEEKWGIYKLTGAVMHFGNMKFKQKQREEQAEPDGTEDADKVAYLTGLNSADLLKALCFPRVKVGNEFVTKGQTVQQVYNAVGALAKSIFEKMFLWMVIRINQQLDTKQARQFFIGVLDIAGFEIFDFNSLEQLCINFTNEKLQQFFNHHMFVLEQEEYKKEGIEWEFIDFGMDLAACIELIEKPMGIFSILEEECMFPKASDTTFKNKLYDQHLGKSNNFQKPKPAKGKAEAHFSLVHYAGTVDYNISGWLDKNKDPLNETVTGLFQKSSVKLLAHLYAASAEAEAGPKKGGKKKGASFQTVSALFRENLGKLMTNLRTTHPHFVRCIIPNETKTPGAMDNFLVIHQLRCNGVLEGIRICRKGFPSRIIYGDFKQRYRVLNASAIPEGQFIDSKKASEKLLGSIDVDHTQYKFGHTKVFFKAGLLGTLEEMRDEKLAQLVTRTQAMCRGFLMRVEFKRMMERREALYTLQYNIRAFTNVKHWPWMQLYFKIKPLLKSAETEKEMANMKDEFEKTKEALAKSEAQRKELEEKMVALVQEKNDLQLQVQAETETLADAEERCEGLIKNKIQLEAKLKEANERLEDEEEINAELTAKKRKLEDECSELKKDIDDLELTLAKVEKEKHATENKVKNLTEEMATLDESIAKLTKEKKALQEAHQQTLDDLQAEEDKVNTLTKAKTKLEQQVDDLEGSLEQEKKLRMDLERAKRKLEGDLKLSQETIMDLENDKQQLDEKLKKKEFEISQLLSKVEDEQVLGAQLQKKIKELQARIEELEEEIEAERASRAKTEKQRADLARELEEISERLEEAGGATAAQIEMNKKREAEFQKMRRDLEEATLQHEATAAALRKKQADSVAELGEQIDNLQRVKQKLEKEKSELKMEIDDLASNMESVSKNKANLEKVARTLEDQVSELKAKHDEHQRLINDLSTHKARLATENGELNRQLEEKEAMVSQLTRGKQGYTQQIEELKRQLEEETKAKGALAHALQSARHDCDLLREQYEEEQEAKAELQRGMSKANSEVAQWRTKYETDAIQRTEELEEAKKKLAQRLQDAEEHIEAVNSKCASLEKTKQRLQNEVEDLMIDVERANSAAAALDKKQRNFDKILADWKQKFEECQAELEAAQKESRSLSTEVFKMKNAYEEALDQLETLKRENKNLQQEISDLTEHLAESSKALHEVEKAKKTAEQEKSEIQSALEEAEASLEHEESKLLRIQLEMNQIKSEIDRKIAEKDEEIDQLKRNHQRVVETMQSALDAEIRSRNDALRIKKKMEGDLNEMEIQLGHANRQASEAQKHLRNVQGQLKDTQLHLDEACRAQEDLKEQLAMVERRSSLQQAEIEEIRAALEQTDRSRKIAEQELVDVTERVQLLHSQNTSLINTKKKLDADLNHLQSEMEETIQESRNAEEKAKKAITDAAMMAEELKKEQDTSAHLERMKKNLEQTVKDLQHRLEEAEQLAMKGGKKQLQKLEARVRELENELEAEQKRGADAIKGVRKYERRVKELTYQAEEDRKNILRLQDLVDKLQMKVKSYKRQCEETEEQANIHLSKFRKVQHELEEAEERADIAESQVNKLRSKSRDISMKVSAEE